A portion of the Gemmatimonadota bacterium genome contains these proteins:
- the urtD gene encoding urea ABC transporter ATP-binding protein UrtD, translating into MIFDPVLLTVENLRVSFDGFVALDIDEFVLHDRELRVVIGPNGAGKTTFLDVLCGKTRPDRGSARFEKFDLTQMSEDAIVKAGVGRKFQTPSVFTSLTVYENLMLALKTDRTVLFSLVSRLSDKNRDRIQAVAEQTGLADHLHTVADALSHGQKQWLEIAMVILQDPELFLIDEPAAGMTDEETVKTGELLERLTMNHAIIVIEHDMEFVRQIARTVTVLHEGKVLVEGPMDQVQNDPRVIECYLGSAQH; encoded by the coding sequence ATGATTTTTGATCCGGTTCTGCTGACTGTTGAAAATTTGCGCGTGTCCTTCGATGGATTTGTTGCGCTCGACATAGATGAGTTTGTCCTGCACGACCGCGAATTGCGCGTTGTTATTGGTCCAAATGGTGCGGGTAAGACGACTTTTCTCGATGTTTTGTGTGGGAAGACCAGACCCGATCGCGGTAGTGCGCGTTTTGAGAAGTTCGATCTCACGCAGATGAGCGAAGATGCGATTGTCAAAGCGGGTGTTGGGCGGAAGTTTCAAACGCCGTCTGTTTTTACTTCTCTTACGGTGTACGAGAATTTGATGCTGGCGCTCAAGACTGACCGCACGGTTCTCTTTTCGCTTGTTTCGCGTCTGTCGGATAAGAATCGCGATCGCATCCAGGCTGTTGCAGAGCAGACGGGTTTGGCTGACCATCTGCATACGGTTGCCGATGCGCTTTCGCACGGGCAAAAACAGTGGCTGGAGATTGCGATGGTTATTTTGCAAGATCCCGAGCTTTTTTTGATTGATGAACCCGCTGCTGGTATGACGGATGAAGAGACGGTTAAGACGGGGGAGCTTCTCGAACGCCTGACGATGAATCACGCGATTATTGTTATTGAGCACGATATGGAGTTTGTGAGACAGATCGCCCGCACTGTCACGGTTCTCCACGAGGGCAAGGTGCTCGTTGAGGGACCGATGGATCAGGTGCAAAATGATCCCCGGGTTATTGAGTGTTATTTGGGTAGTGCGCAGCATTGA
- the urtE gene encoding urea ABC transporter ATP-binding subunit UrtE gives MTTITDTALTVRGLDVYYGESLILRDIDMDIPRGAIVAVMGRNGVGKTTLIKTIMGLLQPRGGDILLNGVNITGQAPDLRARAGLSYVPQGREIFPRLTVYENLQIGLEARTDGLASLPEDLIYDLFPVLADMQDRMGGNLSGGQQQQLAIARALVGDPDILILDEPTEGIQPSIILDIENVLIHLKDKGNLTIILVEQYFDFARQIADYFYLMDRGTIALCGSADELSDESIKQYLTF, from the coding sequence ATGACGACGATCACAGATACCGCGCTTACCGTTCGAGGTCTGGATGTTTATTACGGTGAGAGTCTCATTTTGCGCGATATTGATATGGATATTCCCAGGGGAGCTATTGTGGCGGTTATGGGGCGCAATGGCGTTGGGAAGACGACGCTTATCAAGACGATCATGGGTTTGTTGCAACCTCGGGGAGGCGATATTCTGTTGAATGGGGTGAATATAACGGGGCAGGCACCGGATTTGCGGGCGCGTGCGGGTTTGAGTTATGTGCCGCAGGGTCGCGAGATTTTTCCCAGGTTGACGGTGTATGAGAATTTGCAGATTGGTTTGGAAGCGCGCACAGATGGCCTTGCATCTCTGCCGGAGGATCTGATTTACGACCTTTTTCCCGTGTTGGCCGATATGCAAGATCGTATGGGGGGTAATCTCAGTGGGGGACAGCAACAGCAACTCGCCATTGCCCGTGCGCTCGTTGGCGATCCGGATATTCTCATTCTGGACGAGCCTACAGAAGGTATTCAGCCTTCGATTATTCTCGATATCGAGAATGTGTTGATCCATCTGAAGGATAAAGGGAATCTCACTATTATTCTGGTGGAGCAATACTTTGATTTTGCCCGACAGATTGCCGATTATTTTTATTTGATGGATCGCGGAACGATTGCGTTGTGCGGTTCTGCGGATGAATTGTCTGACGAGAGTATTAAGCAGTATCTTACGTTTTAA
- a CDS encoding urease subunit beta, whose translation MYLSPKEIDKLMLHNAGFLAQKRYARGLRLNYPEAVSLIAAQLLEFIRDGEFVAALMDKGKQLLGTEDVLPGVPDMVHEVQVEGTFPDGTKLVTVHHPICRAEGDSDLALYGSGLARVCSPWSPDNAVSDTPGAGTTAVDPITLNADRETISLSVTNTGDRPIQVGSHYTFFEVNPALSFDREKAYGFRLDIPSGTAVRFEPGESRTVDLVAIAGNRTVYGGNGLISGQIDENKAEALQRAGDGGFKGIQNVSD comes from the coding sequence ATGTATTTATCGCCTAAAGAAATTGACAAATTGATGCTTCACAACGCGGGTTTTCTCGCGCAGAAGCGGTATGCCCGAGGCTTGCGTCTCAATTATCCCGAAGCCGTGTCGCTTATCGCTGCACAGCTTCTCGAGTTTATCCGAGATGGCGAGTTTGTTGCCGCGCTTATGGATAAGGGCAAGCAGTTGCTGGGTACGGAAGATGTTTTGCCCGGTGTTCCGGATATGGTTCACGAGGTGCAGGTGGAGGGTACGTTTCCCGATGGGACGAAGCTCGTGACGGTTCACCATCCTATTTGTCGCGCAGAAGGCGATTCTGATCTCGCGTTGTACGGTTCGGGGCTTGCGCGCGTTTGCTCGCCCTGGTCGCCGGATAATGCGGTTTCTGATACGCCGGGTGCCGGGACTACGGCGGTTGATCCGATTACGCTCAATGCGGACCGGGAGACGATTTCCCTTTCTGTGACCAATACCGGCGATCGTCCGATACAGGTGGGGTCGCATTATACATTTTTTGAAGTTAATCCAGCGCTTTCGTTTGATCGCGAAAAAGCCTATGGCTTCCGTCTCGATATTCCATCTGGTACTGCCGTGCGTTTTGAACCGGGGGAAAGTAGAACGGTTGATCTCGTGGCTATTGCTGGCAACCGCACGGTTTATGGGGGGAATGGCCTTATTTCGGGGCAGATTGATGAGAATAAGGCAGAGGCTTTGCAAAGGGCGGGGGATGGTGGATTTAAGGGGATTCAAAATGTCTCAGATTGA
- the ureC gene encoding urease subunit alpha: MSQIDRTAYASMYGPTTGDRVQLGDTHLVVEVESDYTIYGDECKFGGGKVLRDGMGQATGVSQDRALDLVITNALVVDYTGIYKADVGIKDGRVAGIGKAGNPDIMSGVDSDLIVGVTTEVIAGEGHVLTAGALDVHVHFICPQQVEEAIASGITTMLGGGTGPATGTNATTCTPGAHHIRMMLESSDAFPLNFGFLGKGNSSLPQGLIEQIEGGACGLKLHEDWGTTPAAIDSCLSVADEYDVQVAIHTDTLNESGFVEQSCAAFKGRTIHTYHTEGAGGGHAPDIMRLCGEANVLPSSTNPTRPFTANTIDEHLDMLMVCHHLDKNIPEDVAFAESRIRQETIAAEDILHDMGALSIIASDSQAMGRVGEVICRTWQTAHKMREQRGALRGDRGNDNGRVKRYIAKYTINPATAHGLSDYIGSVEVGKLADLVLWKPSFFGAKPEMVIKGGIIAYSQMGDPNASIPTPQPVYPRPMFGAYGNAVGSTSLAFVSRVSLETVASYDLSRGVVAVSNCRDIGKRDMKLNDFIPDIHIDPETYSVTVNGELLTCEAAEKLPLAQLYNLF, from the coding sequence ATGTCTCAGATTGATCGAACCGCTTATGCCAGTATGTACGGTCCCACGACGGGAGACCGCGTTCAATTGGGCGATACCCATCTCGTCGTTGAGGTGGAGAGCGATTATACGATTTACGGCGATGAGTGCAAGTTTGGCGGGGGTAAGGTGCTGCGCGATGGCATGGGGCAGGCTACGGGTGTGTCGCAGGATAGGGCACTGGATCTCGTTATTACCAATGCGCTTGTGGTTGACTATACGGGGATATACAAAGCGGATGTTGGGATTAAAGACGGGCGTGTCGCCGGTATTGGCAAGGCGGGTAATCCCGATATTATGTCGGGTGTTGATTCCGATCTCATCGTGGGGGTTACGACCGAGGTTATTGCGGGCGAAGGTCATGTGCTCACTGCTGGCGCGCTTGATGTGCATGTCCATTTTATCTGTCCTCAGCAGGTTGAGGAGGCGATTGCTTCGGGTATTACGACTATGCTGGGTGGCGGTACGGGTCCGGCGACGGGTACCAATGCTACGACGTGTACACCGGGGGCGCACCACATTCGCATGATGCTGGAGTCGAGCGATGCTTTTCCCCTCAATTTTGGTTTTTTGGGCAAGGGCAATTCTTCGCTTCCACAAGGGCTTATTGAGCAGATTGAAGGGGGTGCATGCGGGCTTAAGCTCCACGAGGACTGGGGTACGACGCCTGCTGCTATTGATTCCTGTCTTTCAGTTGCAGATGAATACGATGTTCAGGTGGCGATTCATACGGATACACTCAATGAGTCGGGTTTTGTGGAGCAGAGTTGTGCGGCTTTTAAGGGGCGCACGATTCACACGTATCACACCGAGGGTGCGGGTGGGGGACATGCGCCGGATATTATGCGTCTTTGTGGCGAGGCGAATGTTTTGCCTTCTTCTACGAATCCCACGCGGCCTTTTACGGCGAATACGATTGACGAGCATCTGGATATGCTTATGGTGTGCCATCATCTGGATAAAAATATACCCGAGGATGTGGCTTTTGCCGAGAGCCGTATCCGGCAGGAGACGATTGCGGCAGAAGATATTTTGCACGATATGGGGGCGCTGTCGATTATCGCGTCCGATAGCCAGGCGATGGGGCGCGTGGGAGAGGTTATCTGCCGCACCTGGCAGACCGCCCATAAGATGCGCGAGCAGCGCGGTGCACTGCGTGGCGATCGGGGCAATGATAATGGGCGTGTGAAGCGGTATATCGCCAAGTACACGATTAATCCCGCGACGGCTCATGGTTTGAGCGATTATATCGGTTCGGTTGAGGTGGGCAAGCTCGCGGATCTGGTGCTCTGGAAGCCATCTTTTTTTGGTGCAAAACCCGAGATGGTGATTAAGGGGGGCATCATTGCGTATTCGCAGATGGGCGATCCAAATGCCTCGATTCCCACGCCGCAACCCGTGTATCCGCGTCCGATGTTCGGCGCTTATGGCAATGCCGTGGGTTCTACGTCTCTCGCTTTTGTCTCCCGGGTTTCGCTGGAGACCGTTGCGTCTTATGATTTGTCCAGGGGCGTTGTTGCGGTGTCCAATTGTCGGGATATTGGGAAGAGGGATATGAAGCTCAACGATTTTATTCCCGATATTCACATTGATCCGGAGACTTATAGCGTTACGGTCAATGGCGAGTTGCTTACCTGCGAGGCGGCGGAGAAATTGCCCCTGGCACAGCTTTATAATTTGTTTTGA
- the ureG gene encoding urease accessory protein UreG: MHDHHHHHDHDHSHEPFDSPGDFTLRESVLCDRDFSQRAFTVGVGGPVGTGKTALVRVLCEALRDRFSLGVVTNDIFTREDAEFLLRHKALEADRIIGVETGGCPHAAIREDISLNLNALEDLMIRFGCDIDLLFVESGGDNLAAHFSKELVDYAIYVIDVSAGDKIPRKGGPGITQSDLLVINKTDLAGLVGADLGVMARDAKRMRGDGPTLFACLKHGSGLDEIIEYVLQAHRSVLSLQTR; this comes from the coding sequence ATGCACGATCATCATCACCATCACGACCACGATCATTCTCACGAGCCTTTTGATTCTCCGGGTGACTTTACTTTGCGCGAGTCGGTTCTCTGCGATCGCGATTTTTCTCAGCGGGCGTTTACCGTGGGGGTTGGCGGTCCGGTGGGGACGGGGAAGACGGCGCTTGTTCGCGTGTTGTGCGAAGCGCTGCGCGATCGTTTCAGTCTCGGTGTGGTTACGAATGATATTTTTACGCGCGAGGATGCCGAGTTTCTTTTGCGTCACAAGGCGCTCGAGGCCGATCGCATTATTGGGGTTGAGACGGGCGGATGCCCGCATGCAGCTATTCGGGAGGATATTTCGCTCAATTTGAATGCGCTTGAGGATTTGATGATTCGCTTTGGATGCGATATTGATTTGCTTTTTGTGGAGAGTGGCGGCGATAATCTGGCGGCGCATTTTAGCAAGGAGTTGGTTGATTACGCGATTTATGTGATTGATGTGTCCGCTGGGGACAAGATTCCCCGAAAAGGGGGTCCGGGGATTACGCAATCGGATTTGCTGGTTATCAATAAGACCGATCTGGCCGGTCTGGTTGGCGCAGATTTGGGTGTTATGGCGCGAGATGCAAAAAGGATGCGCGGCGATGGTCCCACGCTTTTTGCCTGTCTCAAACACGGGTCTGGGCTCGACGAGATTATCGAGTATGTTCTCCAGGCGCACAGGTCTGTTCTGTCACTTCAAACGCGATGA
- a CDS encoding urease accessory protein UreD — protein MMLPSQIEVTRNGSRSVLTACRSVAPLKLLNPAAQGDYCAVVLSSYGGGMVEGDATMLRVRCGEGATLYLGTQAFTKVYKSPNGVPCKQITIGEVEAGGLAVVLPDPVVPYSRSVFEQEQTWHLVPDSCLVLADGHTAGRVAFGESFGYKSYRSDITVHTADRPVLVECYYSEPGTLSPVYTGAFGAYGVVFNIFVAGDSARFKYLVENFSQTLVPLLKFSQDSLLLSFASPRPDLFVIRSLAQNVECLHPLYTALRDAIAHPNILGADPLARKY, from the coding sequence ATGATGCTCCCTTCCCAAATTGAAGTGACCCGCAATGGCTCCCGTTCTGTTCTGACTGCCTGTCGCTCAGTAGCGCCTTTGAAGTTGCTCAATCCCGCCGCGCAGGGCGATTATTGCGCTGTTGTGCTTTCCAGTTATGGGGGCGGTATGGTGGAAGGGGATGCGACGATGCTGCGCGTGCGCTGTGGCGAAGGGGCAACTCTTTATCTGGGGACTCAGGCGTTTACCAAAGTTTATAAGAGTCCCAATGGTGTTCCGTGTAAGCAAATAACTATCGGTGAGGTGGAAGCCGGGGGCCTCGCCGTTGTTTTGCCCGATCCAGTTGTTCCATACTCGCGAAGTGTTTTTGAGCAGGAGCAGACGTGGCATCTGGTGCCTGATTCGTGTCTGGTTCTCGCCGATGGTCATACGGCTGGTCGCGTGGCTTTTGGCGAGTCTTTTGGGTATAAGAGTTACCGGTCTGATATTACTGTGCATACGGCTGATCGCCCGGTTCTGGTGGAGTGCTATTATTCCGAGCCGGGGACGTTGTCGCCAGTATATACGGGAGCGTTTGGGGCTTATGGTGTTGTTTTTAATATTTTTGTTGCGGGTGATTCCGCACGTTTTAAATATTTGGTGGAGAATTTTTCCCAAACGCTCGTTCCTTTGTTGAAATTCTCGCAGGATTCTCTTTTGCTTTCCTTTGCTTCCCCGAGGCCCGATCTTTTTGTGATACGATCCCTCGCGCAAAATGTCGAGTGTCTCCATCCTCTCTATACAGCCCTCCGCGATGCAATTGCCCATCCCAATATTCTGGGTGCAGATCCGCTGGCGCGAAAGTACTGA
- a CDS encoding muconate cycloisomerase, protein MKITSVDLTPVASRRETGHLSRHVIVRIHTDEGLIGLGEMSDVNDWSVMYDLNDVKGAYESLLVGKDPLAWRTITIEARSRFRMGGAIRAGFEIGLFDLVGKIQGQSVAGVFGGALRDKWRVCYPIFRNYSREDAEANIARVNRRMKEGQDLFRLYHGGNVEADEIFLDGVKSSWGDQFVLKSLDFSGAHKWKRVVQALDVLLRYYRPFHLESVSDRRDLEGQYEVRKRIDLPISEHVSSLDQAYQFARHRYVDIFNISLSGAGGFTNALHIAQVADAAGLSCLVGTTQELSIGVAAQATFGSVVENLDYPGDPTGGLLYESDVVKERIQYEKGYVILPEGPGLGMELDEEKIAAISEPLSSVS, encoded by the coding sequence ATGAAGATCACGAGTGTTGATTTGACCCCCGTTGCGTCGAGACGTGAGACTGGACATTTATCCCGTCACGTTATTGTTCGCATTCACACTGATGAGGGATTGATCGGTTTGGGGGAGATGTCCGATGTGAACGACTGGAGTGTTATGTACGATCTCAATGATGTCAAGGGTGCCTACGAGTCGTTGCTCGTGGGAAAGGATCCGCTGGCGTGGCGCACGATTACCATTGAAGCGAGGTCCCGGTTCCGAATGGGTGGGGCGATTCGAGCGGGGTTTGAGATCGGTCTTTTCGATTTGGTCGGCAAGATTCAGGGGCAGTCGGTTGCGGGTGTGTTTGGCGGGGCGCTGAGGGATAAGTGGCGCGTGTGTTATCCGATTTTCAGGAATTATTCCAGGGAAGATGCCGAGGCGAATATCGCGCGGGTCAATCGCCGGATGAAGGAGGGACAGGATCTGTTTCGGCTGTATCACGGCGGCAATGTGGAGGCGGATGAGATTTTTTTGGATGGGGTGAAGTCGTCCTGGGGCGATCAGTTCGTTTTGAAGTCGCTCGATTTTAGCGGCGCGCACAAGTGGAAACGGGTTGTGCAGGCACTGGATGTTTTGTTGAGGTACTACAGGCCTTTTCATCTGGAATCCGTTTCTGACCGGAGAGATCTGGAGGGTCAATACGAGGTGCGAAAGCGAATTGATTTGCCGATTAGTGAGCACGTCAGTTCACTGGATCAGGCCTATCAGTTTGCCCGACACCGGTATGTCGATATTTTCAATATCAGTTTGTCGGGTGCGGGGGGGTTTACAAATGCGCTGCATATCGCGCAGGTGGCCGATGCGGCTGGTCTGTCGTGTCTGGTGGGTACGACGCAGGAGTTGTCTATTGGCGTGGCGGCTCAGGCGACGTTTGGTTCTGTGGTGGAGAATCTCGATTATCCGGGCGATCCAACAGGTGGGTTGCTTTACGAGAGCGATGTGGTTAAGGAGCGCATACAATACGAGAAGGGTTACGTGATTTTGCCAGAAGGTCCAGGGTTGGGTATGGAATTGGATGAGGAGAAGATCGCCGCGATTTCAGAGCCTTTGAGTTCTGTGTCTTAG
- a CDS encoding phytanoyl-CoA dioxygenase family protein, protein MLTEQEVHYFKTFGFLIFRQVFDQDELKTINEEFEHALTAAYRHAPFDGTRRHWVPMLGPDTPFFAGLLEDLRFCRVAEQLYGEDVFGVACDANRYVGDTQWHPDTRSPHQYGVKFAFYLKPVDAQSGALRVLPGSHICPFHDELRQAREASRLDLDEVPAFVCASEPGDVVAFDLRLWHASLGGGVDRRMCTLVYYNNPRTAEEERVTREQGRSNADTAVRFDRPAEPIHPPHWLANVHGNPRRQRWIDRMRVLEFLD, encoded by the coding sequence ATGCTGACGGAGCAAGAGGTTCATTATTTCAAGACGTTCGGATTTCTGATTTTTCGGCAGGTGTTTGATCAGGACGAGTTGAAGACGATTAACGAGGAGTTCGAGCATGCTCTGACAGCGGCGTATCGACACGCGCCTTTTGACGGTACGCGTCGGCATTGGGTGCCTATGCTGGGACCGGATACGCCCTTTTTTGCGGGTTTGCTGGAAGATCTCAGGTTTTGCAGGGTGGCAGAACAACTCTACGGGGAGGATGTGTTTGGCGTGGCTTGCGATGCCAATCGCTATGTAGGCGATACGCAGTGGCATCCGGATACGCGGAGTCCTCACCAGTATGGCGTTAAGTTCGCTTTTTATCTCAAGCCAGTGGATGCACAAAGTGGCGCGCTGCGCGTTCTGCCGGGGTCACATATATGCCCTTTTCACGATGAGTTGCGACAGGCGCGAGAAGCGTCTCGCCTGGATCTCGACGAGGTGCCGGCTTTTGTGTGTGCGTCAGAGCCGGGAGATGTGGTGGCTTTTGACCTGCGGCTCTGGCATGCGAGTCTTGGTGGTGGTGTTGATCGCCGGATGTGTACGCTTGTCTATTACAATAATCCCAGGACTGCTGAGGAAGAGCGCGTGACGCGGGAGCAGGGGAGGTCGAATGCGGATACTGCGGTCAGATTCGATCGCCCTGCAGAGCCGATCCATCCGCCGCACTGGCTGGCAAATGTCCACGGAAATCCGAGGCGCCAGCGCTGGATTGACAGAATGAGAGTGCTTGAGTTTTTAGATTAG
- a CDS encoding Ldh family oxidoreductase, producing the protein MNQPPESFVHVYENRLLDFAVACFEKAGLETDHARVISRLLVNSDLRGVRSHGTRTVNGYCKSFENGSLNPRPNVRVIGETPTCAVIDGDGTVGYLPMVRAAEHAIRKAKELGMGMGLARHVGHIGSAGHYARMCSEAGCIGFCVQGRQQGNAKRDGRGPLLGYFGNPPICFAIPSGDEPPIVLDAATCILADYQRGPEFEALFEMIPAAFFKSIGYTAVASIMGGGLAGTGLPSSHEMKEKWPSSGAGGCVLAIRVDQAVSEEDFRAESDHMVRTVRETYEPMPGHDRALLPGAIEEERMALHRAEGIRYGEMEQENAREVSARLRVPLPWD; encoded by the coding sequence ATGAATCAACCTCCTGAATCATTCGTTCACGTCTATGAAAATCGCCTTCTGGATTTTGCCGTGGCTTGTTTTGAAAAGGCAGGGCTTGAGACCGATCACGCGCGGGTTATCAGTCGCCTGCTGGTCAATAGCGATCTGCGAGGTGTTCGCAGCCACGGTACGCGGACTGTGAATGGCTATTGCAAGAGTTTTGAAAATGGGAGTCTCAATCCGCGTCCCAATGTGCGGGTGATCGGTGAGACGCCGACGTGTGCTGTTATTGATGGGGATGGTACGGTGGGGTATCTCCCGATGGTGCGCGCGGCAGAGCACGCGATTCGCAAAGCGAAAGAGCTGGGTATGGGCATGGGGCTGGCGCGACATGTGGGGCATATTGGTTCGGCGGGTCATTATGCGCGGATGTGTTCCGAGGCGGGGTGTATTGGTTTTTGCGTGCAGGGCAGACAGCAGGGCAATGCAAAGAGGGATGGCAGGGGACCACTTCTCGGCTATTTTGGCAATCCTCCAATATGTTTTGCGATTCCCTCTGGCGACGAGCCTCCGATTGTTCTCGATGCGGCGACCTGTATTTTGGCGGATTACCAGCGGGGTCCGGAGTTTGAGGCTTTGTTCGAGATGATTCCGGCAGCGTTTTTTAAGAGTATTGGGTACACGGCTGTGGCTTCGATTATGGGGGGTGGGTTGGCGGGGACCGGTCTTCCGTCTTCTCATGAGATGAAGGAGAAATGGCCCTCGTCAGGTGCGGGTGGTTGTGTTCTTGCGATCCGCGTTGATCAGGCGGTTTCCGAGGAGGATTTCCGAGCTGAGTCAGATCACATGGTGAGAACGGTGCGCGAGACGTACGAGCCGATGCCGGGACATGACCGCGCGTTGCTGCCAGGTGCGATTGAAGAAGAGCGCATGGCGCTTCATCGCGCCGAGGGTATTCGCTATGGCGAGATGGAACAGGAAAACGCACGCGAGGTTAGCGCGCGCCTAAGGGTGCCGCTTCCCTGGGATTGA
- a CDS encoding mannonate dehydratase — MYIGTQVACRNDTDIEILAQLGVFNVDQTPEGPWAEWSADAIKSMRDRYDKYGINLEMIHIPLGSSNAFQNEAGAIFLGPSDERDRAIERMCETVKMAAEAGLRGLNYNITILGHMRTEPRYGRGGARLSSFEYDKLDQSLGEFEGGAADEDEMWARIDHWLQNIMPVAEEYKIQMACHPSDPGIGYGTTYRGVARVLGMVDGFKKFIDLYDSPYNGLNFCLGCMSESLEDPSADAYDVIRYFGERKKIFNVHFRNIKGGLHDFVEVFPDEGDVDMLKALRTFKEVGYEYMIMPDHVPGISGPESRQVGFAYTYGYIHALMQAVNEE; from the coding sequence ATGTATATCGGAACGCAGGTGGCTTGTCGGAACGACACGGATATCGAGATTCTCGCGCAACTCGGGGTTTTTAATGTCGATCAAACACCGGAGGGACCCTGGGCGGAGTGGAGTGCCGATGCGATTAAGTCCATGCGCGATCGGTATGATAAATATGGCATTAATTTGGAGATGATTCACATTCCGCTGGGTTCAAGCAATGCTTTCCAAAACGAAGCTGGTGCGATTTTCCTGGGTCCAAGCGACGAGCGCGACCGGGCTATTGAGCGGATGTGCGAGACGGTTAAAATGGCGGCGGAAGCGGGGTTGCGAGGGCTGAATTACAATATCACGATTTTGGGACATATGCGGACAGAGCCGCGATACGGACGCGGAGGTGCGCGGCTGTCGTCGTTTGAGTACGACAAGTTGGACCAGTCTCTGGGCGAGTTTGAAGGCGGTGCTGCGGATGAAGACGAGATGTGGGCGCGCATCGATCACTGGTTGCAGAATATTATGCCCGTGGCGGAGGAGTACAAGATTCAGATGGCGTGCCATCCCTCGGATCCGGGTATCGGATATGGGACGACGTATCGAGGGGTCGCGCGCGTGCTCGGTATGGTGGATGGTTTTAAGAAGTTTATCGATTTGTACGATAGTCCGTATAATGGATTGAATTTTTGCCTGGGCTGTATGTCCGAGAGCCTGGAAGATCCCAGTGCGGACGCCTATGATGTGATCCGTTATTTTGGAGAGCGCAAGAAGATTTTCAATGTGCATTTCCGCAATATCAAGGGTGGGCTTCACGATTTTGTCGAGGTGTTTCCCGATGAGGGCGATGTGGATATGCTCAAGGCTTTGCGGACGTTCAAAGAAGTGGGCTACGAATATATGATTATGCCCGATCACGTTCCGGGTATTTCCGGTCCCGAATCGAGGCAGGTCGGTTTTGCGTACACGTATGGATACATCCACGCGCTGATGCAAGCGGTTAATGAAGAGTAA
- a CDS encoding mandelate racemase/muconate lactonizing enzyme family protein, whose amino-acid sequence MKITDVKTYTAGQDGRNFLFCRVFTDEGIYGVGEATAWPSIQTEIHHKASLIIGEDPFNIERLWSKMFLQTHGMSGIVGAGAISAIEIALWDIKGKAFNMPVWQLLGGRMRERLRVYTHANTADCARELVDQGFTGLKMGGIEHCIRDITAIRNEVGDDVDIMVDLHGMPWMTTRDAISMGRRLEEFGVFFYEEPVAPENVEALARVSEAINIPLAAGERLAYIYGARELIEREIVDVIQPDAGRFGGLAQMKKLAGMAEAHYIQFAPHDGSLGPVGEIASIHLCATLPNFLIWEHRTGDVQARYEVMAPQPEVVDSYIAIPEGPGLGVDLVDEEIERYACDLLGGRSSYAEDNTYDSQYVYARFPRKRWLG is encoded by the coding sequence ATGAAGATTACAGATGTTAAGACCTATACTGCTGGGCAGGATGGCAGAAATTTTTTGTTTTGCAGGGTTTTTACGGATGAGGGGATCTATGGCGTGGGAGAGGCGACTGCATGGCCGAGTATTCAGACGGAGATTCACCACAAGGCGAGCTTGATTATTGGCGAGGATCCCTTTAATATCGAGCGGTTGTGGAGCAAGATGTTTTTGCAAACCCACGGGATGTCGGGCATTGTGGGCGCGGGTGCGATTTCGGCGATTGAGATAGCGCTGTGGGATATTAAGGGGAAGGCGTTTAATATGCCGGTCTGGCAATTGCTGGGCGGTCGGATGCGCGAGCGGTTGCGGGTGTACACGCACGCGAATACGGCCGATTGCGCCAGGGAACTCGTGGATCAGGGCTTTACCGGTCTCAAGATGGGGGGAATTGAGCACTGCATCCGCGATATTACGGCGATACGCAATGAGGTGGGGGACGATGTCGATATTATGGTCGATCTGCACGGCATGCCGTGGATGACGACGCGCGATGCGATTTCTATGGGCCGGAGGCTCGAAGAATTTGGGGTGTTTTTTTACGAGGAACCGGTCGCGCCCGAGAATGTGGAGGCGCTTGCGCGCGTGTCCGAAGCGATCAATATCCCCCTTGCTGCCGGGGAACGGCTCGCCTATATCTACGGTGCGCGCGAGCTTATTGAGCGCGAGATTGTGGATGTTATCCAGCCGGATGCCGGGCGGTTCGGGGGTCTGGCTCAGATGAAGAAGCTCGCGGGTATGGCCGAGGCACACTATATCCAGTTTGCGCCGCACGATGGGTCGCTGGGTCCGGTGGGGGAGATCGCGTCTATCCATTTGTGTGCGACGTTGCCAAATTTTTTGATCTGGGAGCACCGAACAGGCGATGTTCAGGCGCGGTATGAGGTGATGGCTCCGCAACCCGAGGTGGTCGATAGTTATATCGCAATTCCCGAGGGTCCGGGCCTGGGTGTTGATCTGGTGGATGAAGAGATCGAAAGATATGCGTGCGATCTGCTGGGCGGGCGTTCGTCCTATGCGGAGGATAATACGTATGACAGTCAGTACGTCTATGCGCGGTTCCCCCGAAAGCGCTGGTTGGGGTAA